From the Lathyrus oleraceus cultivar Zhongwan6 chromosome 4, CAAS_Psat_ZW6_1.0, whole genome shotgun sequence genome, one window contains:
- the LOC127075768 gene encoding uncharacterized protein LOC127075768 produces the protein MADHGTATANDGEPEPQHKEFQNKNNDDKKKDKNSDPEHFCCLLQPLTPDADPEYIGIRRLLLHRKAEAGVLRRRDWRCNGKTYVAYRNYISRPRNWESLKAPSLQTTPGNSGRWISSGSPPSRWSEVDSWSSGRDVQIANSLSNHRASFGSGSNASDSDRPRHRGVEHAYSFVGMHCIFDQCKASVTVLKFGHMSSDLLAYGASDGTMTVCSVSEKPSVLTQLNGHSKDVTDFDFTSNNQYIASTSLDKTVRVWEIEKGICIRVIYGVSSQLCIRFHPVNNNFLSVGNANKEINVFNFSTGRIINKAIFDAEVTAMDHDHTGHLIFCGDAQGCIYSVNMNSHTGILSRSHRHRSSGKHRSPVTTVQYRSFSLLARGPVLLTCTQDGNISFFSVALEIKGYLTLRCSLKLTPRIHKIQASFCPLLSLEKGEFIVAGSEDSNVYFYDLTKPKHTCVNKLQGHRFPVMGIAWNHGENFLASSDFYGIVIVWKRERTNQNKNT, from the exons ATGGCGGACCACGGGACCGCCACCGCGAATGACGGCGAACCAGAACCACAACATAAGGAATTCCAAAACAAGAACAACGACGACAAGAAGAAAGATAAGAATTCAGATCCCGAGCATTTCTGCTGTCTACTTCAGCCTCTCACCCCCGACGCTGATCCCGAGTACATCGGCATTCGTCGCCTCCTCCTTCATCGGAAGGCCGAGGCCGGAGTTCTCCGCCGTAGG GATTGGAGATGCAATGGGAAAACTTATGTGGCATACCGGAATTACATTAGCAGGCCTAGGAACTGGGAAAGTTTGAAAGCTCCGAGCCTTCAAACTACTCCGGGAAACAG TGGCCGATGGATTTCATCTGGAAGTCCACCCTCCCGCTGGTCTGAGGTGGACAGCTGGAGTTCTGGGAGG GATGTCCAAATTGCAAACTCATTATCCAATCATAGAGCAAGTTTTGGCTCTGGCTCAAATGCAAGTGATTCTGATCGTCCACGGCACCGCGGGGTTGAACATGCCTATTCCTTTGTAGGAATGCATTGCATCTTTGACCAGTGCAAAGCCTCTG TTACGGTGTTAAAGTTTGGGCACATGAGTTCTGACTTACTTGCATACGGGGCATCAGATGGAACCATGACCGTGTGCAGTGTTTCGGAGAAACCTTCAGTCCTCACACAATTAAATGGCCACTCTAAAGATGTCACAG ATTTCGATTTTACATCAAACAATCAATACATTGCTTCCACGTCGTTGGATAAAACTGTGAGAGTATGGGAGATAGAAAAAGGCATTTGCATACGGGTGATATATGGAGTTTCTTCACAACTGTGTATCCGTTTCCACCCT GTAAATAACAACTTCCTTTCCGTTGGTAATGCAAACAAAGAAATCAAT GTGTTCAATTTTAGCACTGGAAGGATAATCAACAAGGCCATATTTGATGCTGAAGTTACCGCTATGGACCATGATCATACTGGTCATCTCATATTTTGTGGAGATGCACAG GGATGTATATACTCTGTAAATATGAACTCCCACACAGGTATATTATCCCGCTCTCATCGTCATCGAAGTAGCGGCAAACACAGATCTCCGGTCACAACAGTGCAATATAGGAGTTTCTCTCTTCTGGCTCGAGGACCTGTGTTGTTGACTTGTACTCAGGATGGAAATATATCTTTCTTCAG TGTGGCTTTAGAGATAAAAGGTTATTTAACTCTTCGTTGCTCGCTCAAGTTAACTCCTCGGATACACAAAATTCAAGCTTCTTTCTGCCCCCTTCTTTCTCTTGAAAAAGGAGAATTCATTG TTGCCGGAAGTGAGGACTCAAACGTCTATTTCTATGATCTTACAAAGCCAAAACATACATGTGTAAACAAGTTACAG GGTCATCGGTTTCCTGTAATGGGGATTGCTTGGAACCACGGAGAAAACTTTTTGGCTTCGTCTGATTTTTACGGAATAGTAATTGTTTGGAAGAGAGAAAGAACAAATCAGAACAAGAATACATAG